In Thermocrinis minervae, a single genomic region encodes these proteins:
- a CDS encoding YchF/TatD family DNA exonuclease, giving the protein MIDTHCHLDLLRKEDLEETLRDQSLEYLITVGYDKKTIQNALKLSGENQKVYCAIGFHPHEADKVKDEDLLWLKDLAQKNPKVRAIGEIGLDYYKNYSDKKNQEDVFRKQIAIARELGLPIVVHSRDAEEDTIRILREERAYEVGGVIHCFTGSYDFMKKAVDLGFYISYSGIITYPNAQALREVVKKTPTNRLLIETDSPFLAPQPVRGKPNKPPYIWHTAKVMASLVENCSLEDIDRLTSSNAKLLFNLGLNGKKGTVTYVINNKLYINLTNKCNLHCVFCQRERERDFWIKGYWVWVDRDPSVEEVISQIDDPKKYEEIVFVGYGEPTLRFEALKAIAKWIKERGGRVRVDTNGLMFHFLPKEKLKELKGLVDVWSVSLNAPDRETYNRICRPVIEDAFDYVVDFIKTALQEGFEVIATAVDYPGVDIERTRQLALSLGAKWRLRHYDVLG; this is encoded by the coding sequence ATGATAGATACACACTGTCATCTTGACCTCCTTAGGAAGGAAGATCTTGAGGAAACTCTAAGAGACCAAAGCCTTGAGTACTTGATAACCGTAGGATACGACAAGAAGACCATACAGAACGCCCTAAAGCTCTCTGGGGAAAACCAGAAGGTCTACTGCGCCATAGGCTTCCATCCCCACGAAGCTGACAAGGTAAAAGATGAAGACTTGCTGTGGCTAAAGGACCTGGCGCAAAAGAATCCAAAGGTAAGGGCCATAGGTGAGATAGGGCTTGATTATTACAAGAACTACTCAGATAAGAAAAACCAGGAGGACGTATTTCGTAAGCAGATAGCCATAGCTAGAGAACTGGGGCTACCCATAGTGGTACACTCGAGAGACGCAGAGGAAGATACCATAAGGATACTGAGGGAGGAAAGAGCCTACGAGGTGGGTGGTGTAATACATTGCTTTACAGGCTCTTACGACTTTATGAAAAAGGCAGTAGACCTTGGCTTTTACATATCCTACTCGGGGATAATAACCTATCCCAACGCCCAAGCCCTTAGGGAAGTGGTAAAGAAGACTCCTACCAACAGACTCCTTATAGAAACGGACAGTCCCTTTTTGGCACCTCAGCCCGTTAGGGGTAAACCTAACAAACCCCCCTACATATGGCATACAGCCAAGGTTATGGCCTCCTTGGTTGAAAACTGCTCCCTAGAAGACATAGACAGGCTCACCTCTTCCAACGCAAAACTTCTTTTCAACCTAGGTCTTAACGGTAAAAAGGGTACGGTGACTTATGTAATAAACAACAAGCTTTACATAAACCTTACCAACAAATGCAACCTGCACTGCGTCTTCTGCCAAAGAGAAAGAGAAAGGGACTTTTGGATAAAAGGCTACTGGGTCTGGGTAGATAGGGATCCCTCTGTAGAAGAGGTCATATCTCAGATAGATGATCCCAAAAAGTACGAAGAGATAGTCTTTGTAGGATACGGAGAGCCTACCCTTAGGTTTGAAGCTCTAAAAGCTATAGCCAAGTGGATAAAGGAAAGAGGTGGAAGGGTAAGGGTAGACACCAACGGTCTTATGTTTCACTTCCTACCAAAGGAAAAGCTAAAAGAGCTCAAGGGCTTGGTAGATGTCTGGTCGGTAAGCCTGAACGCACCCGATAGAGAAACTTACAACAGGATCTGCAGGCCAGTCATAGAGGATGCCTTTGACTATGTGGTGGATTTCATAAAAACGGCTTTGCAGGAGGGCTTTGAAGTTATAGCCACTGCAGTAGACTACCCAGGTGTAGACATAGAAAGGACAAGGCAGCTTGCCCTTTCCTTAGGAGCCAAGTGGAGGCTAAGGCACTACGATGTGTTAGGATAG
- a CDS encoding FAD-dependent oxidoreductase: protein MNNFYHVIIVGGGGAGLRTAIEVARDEKLKVAVVSKVYPTRSHTGAAQGGMNAALGHVAEEDSPEKHAFDTIKGSDFLADQDAVEFMCQNAPEIIYELDRWGVPFSRLPDGRIAQRPFGGASFPRTVFSADRTGHVLLHTLFEQALARENIDFYNEFFLLDLLHDGQRVYGVSLYDIRNGEVVNLWAQAVVLATGGFARVYWQRSTNAVGNTGDGVAVALRNGIPLKDMEFIQFHPTGLAKTGILLSEACRGEGGYLLNALGERFMQRYAPEKMELAPRDLVSRAIEMEIKEGRGVGEGTYAYVYLDLRHLGEEKIKQRLPQVRQLAIDFEGVDPVYDLVPIRPTAHYCMGGIHIENYMTSSTPMEGLYAVGECACVSVHGANRLGGNSLTELMVFGKYCGIAVREYAKYAPMPKVIPSEEKKGQAYVEELLKREGKAKLSEVRRKMGEIMWEKVGIFRDERSLKEAYEELSDLLEQWKSIPVVDKSKVFNTNLLEVMELRNMLELARVVAFCALHRRESRGGHSREDYPYRDDENFLKHTLVRFDGEKLELSYIPVRILKYQPAERKY, encoded by the coding sequence ATGAACAACTTTTACCATGTGATCATAGTAGGTGGTGGTGGTGCTGGCCTTCGCACTGCCATAGAAGTGGCACGGGATGAAAAGCTGAAGGTTGCCGTAGTTTCCAAGGTTTACCCTACGCGTTCCCATACAGGTGCTGCCCAGGGTGGTATGAACGCGGCCTTGGGACACGTAGCTGAGGAGGACAGTCCTGAAAAACATGCCTTTGATACTATAAAGGGTTCTGACTTCTTAGCTGACCAAGATGCTGTAGAGTTTATGTGTCAGAACGCTCCTGAGATCATTTATGAGCTTGATAGATGGGGAGTTCCCTTCTCAAGGCTTCCAGATGGAAGGATAGCCCAAAGACCTTTCGGTGGTGCATCCTTCCCTAGGACCGTCTTCTCAGCAGATAGGACAGGGCACGTACTACTGCATACTCTCTTTGAGCAGGCTCTAGCCAGGGAAAACATAGACTTTTACAACGAGTTTTTCCTGCTTGACCTCCTGCACGATGGACAAAGAGTGTACGGAGTTAGCCTGTACGACATAAGGAACGGTGAGGTGGTAAACCTCTGGGCTCAGGCGGTAGTCTTGGCTACAGGCGGCTTTGCCAGAGTTTATTGGCAGAGGAGCACTAACGCTGTGGGTAACACAGGAGATGGTGTGGCAGTTGCCCTTAGGAACGGGATACCCCTGAAGGATATGGAGTTCATCCAGTTCCATCCTACAGGCCTTGCCAAGACGGGCATACTACTTTCTGAAGCTTGTAGAGGAGAAGGTGGATACCTTTTGAACGCTCTTGGTGAGCGGTTTATGCAGAGGTACGCACCAGAAAAGATGGAGCTGGCTCCACGGGATCTCGTCTCGCGAGCCATAGAAATGGAGATAAAGGAAGGCAGAGGAGTAGGTGAGGGTACGTACGCTTATGTGTACCTTGACCTGAGACACTTGGGTGAAGAGAAGATAAAGCAAAGACTGCCACAGGTCAGGCAGCTTGCCATAGACTTTGAAGGTGTGGATCCTGTCTACGACCTTGTACCCATAAGACCCACAGCTCACTACTGCATGGGTGGTATACACATAGAAAACTACATGACCTCATCAACACCCATGGAAGGTCTTTACGCTGTAGGCGAGTGTGCATGCGTCTCTGTACATGGAGCTAACAGACTTGGGGGTAACTCTCTCACGGAGCTTATGGTCTTTGGCAAGTACTGCGGGATAGCAGTAAGAGAGTACGCCAAGTATGCCCCCATGCCAAAGGTAATACCCTCAGAGGAGAAGAAGGGACAGGCTTACGTGGAGGAACTCTTAAAGAGAGAAGGAAAAGCAAAGCTTTCTGAGGTAAGGAGGAAGATGGGCGAGATCATGTGGGAGAAGGTGGGTATATTCAGGGATGAAAGGTCTCTGAAGGAAGCCTACGAAGAGCTCTCCGATCTTCTAGAACAATGGAAGTCCATACCTGTAGTGGACAAGAGCAAGGTTTTCAACACCAACTTGCTAGAGGTCATGGAACTGAGGAATATGCTAGAACTAGCTAGAGTAGTAGCCTTCTGCGCCCTTCATAGAAGGGAGTCAAGGGGTGGCCACTCGAGGGAAGACTACCCGTACAGAGATGACGAAAACTTCTTGAAGCACACACTCGTTAGGTTTGACGGTGAGAAGCTTGAACTTAGCTACATACCTGTTCGCATACTCAAGTACCAGCCTGCCGAACGGAAGTACTAG
- a CDS encoding ABC transporter permease: MADPVDYKLLLSYLLVLFVVLLSYKEKLGAEWHTLESSIRTTVQLLLIGHFLNFLLHIKGGFTTWMVLASMSVFGSFIASERLGLNVGFLRKFLIASVALNVSAGFVFLVVYLLGVVKHESIQTISLWGLVLGNSLSNVALAVERLKAETQLRRWEIEAMVALGAPLKLALKESMKKALHAAMLPKYNMLKSAGVVHIPGVGVGMILAGADPVSAMLYQVVVMYILLSVGFLTSFLVLNLSYRYVTL, translated from the coding sequence ATGGCGGATCCTGTTGATTACAAGCTTCTTTTGTCCTACCTTTTAGTCCTGTTTGTTGTTTTATTGTCCTACAAGGAGAAGCTAGGTGCGGAGTGGCATACATTAGAGAGCTCCATAAGGACTACTGTGCAGCTTCTCCTTATCGGTCACTTTCTTAACTTCCTCTTACATATAAAGGGTGGCTTCACCACTTGGATGGTTCTTGCTTCCATGTCAGTGTTTGGCTCCTTCATAGCTTCTGAGAGGCTCGGTTTGAACGTAGGCTTTCTTAGAAAGTTTCTCATAGCAAGCGTTGCTCTAAACGTATCTGCCGGCTTTGTGTTCTTGGTTGTCTATCTCCTTGGCGTGGTAAAGCACGAGAGCATACAGACCATAAGTCTCTGGGGTCTTGTGTTGGGAAACTCCCTCTCAAACGTAGCCTTGGCTGTGGAGAGACTCAAAGCTGAAACCCAACTAAGAAGATGGGAGATAGAGGCTATGGTAGCCTTGGGTGCTCCTTTGAAGTTAGCCCTAAAGGAATCCATGAAGAAGGCCTTGCATGCAGCTATGTTGCCCAAGTACAACATGCTAAAGTCTGCGGGTGTTGTTCATATACCAGGGGTAGGTGTAGGTATGATACTCGCAGGTGCTGATCCGGTAAGCGCCATGCTCTACCAGGTAGTAGTCATGTACATACTCCTCTCTGTGGGATTCTTAACCTCCTTTCTTGTGCTTAACCTCTCCTACAGGTACGTAACCCTATAG
- a CDS encoding 5-(carboxyamino)imidazole ribonucleotide synthase, with product MRVGILGGGQLGWMTILEGKKLGFEFLVLEENTRAPACKVADGCFTKERLEEFFRLCDVITYEFEHVDEEVLNFVSPKLLPSIDVLKIKRSKVQEKLFLERLGYPVPRFTHCTLKDLKNKLEEFGLPAVVKSESFGYDGKGLYRVYTLEDIQSIIQNHKPDEVFLVEELIDFDFEISIVGARDKEGNILTYTPTYNYNHSGILLYNYTLEEDVKQAEEIFMQLAEDLRYVGILAIEFFYAKGKVLINEIAPRVHNTGHYTLDGSYTSQFENHVRAICGLPLGSTKLKAPSGMVNLLGLSLEDIPIHELLSIEGTKLYYYGKEKRPRRKMGHVNVVSEDYQSLKEKVQKVLQTIYTGIIFGYGRLQGYAQPT from the coding sequence ATGAGAGTAGGCATACTGGGTGGCGGACAGCTAGGATGGATGACCATCCTTGAGGGAAAAAAGCTAGGGTTTGAGTTCTTGGTCTTGGAGGAAAACACAAGAGCACCAGCGTGTAAGGTAGCCGATGGATGCTTTACAAAGGAAAGGCTAGAGGAGTTCTTCCGTCTGTGTGATGTGATAACTTACGAGTTTGAACATGTAGACGAAGAAGTCTTAAACTTTGTAAGCCCTAAACTGCTACCAAGCATAGATGTGCTAAAGATAAAGCGTAGCAAGGTCCAGGAAAAGCTCTTCCTTGAAAGGCTAGGCTATCCAGTTCCAAGGTTTACCCACTGCACACTGAAAGACCTCAAGAATAAACTTGAGGAGTTTGGTCTTCCAGCCGTGGTAAAATCCGAAAGCTTTGGCTACGACGGAAAGGGTCTTTACAGAGTGTACACCCTGGAGGATATACAGAGTATCATCCAAAACCATAAGCCTGATGAAGTCTTCTTGGTGGAGGAGCTCATAGACTTTGACTTTGAGATCTCCATAGTGGGAGCAAGAGACAAAGAAGGGAACATACTTACCTATACTCCTACTTACAACTACAACCACTCGGGGATACTCCTATACAACTACACGTTAGAGGAGGATGTAAAACAGGCAGAGGAAATTTTCATGCAGCTAGCGGAAGACCTAAGGTACGTAGGCATTCTAGCCATAGAGTTTTTCTACGCTAAGGGTAAAGTGTTGATAAACGAAATAGCTCCAAGGGTTCATAACACGGGCCATTACACCCTAGACGGATCCTACACATCTCAGTTTGAAAACCACGTAAGGGCCATATGTGGTCTTCCTTTAGGCTCCACCAAGCTTAAGGCTCCATCCGGCATGGTAAACCTACTCGGGCTGTCCCTAGAAGATATCCCTATCCACGAACTTCTATCCATAGAAGGTACAAAACTCTATTACTACGGCAAAGAAAAGAGACCAAGGAGGAAAATGGGACATGTAAATGTAGTTTCAGAAGATTACCAGAGCTTGAAAGAAAAGGTTCAAAAAGTGCTTCAGACTATATACACAGGTATAATTTTTGGTTATGGTAGACTACAAGGATACGCTCAACCTACCTAA
- the bcp gene encoding thioredoxin-dependent thiol peroxidase encodes MGELKEGQKAPDFCLKGIDKEGKEIEFCLSKHLGKKLIVYFYPKDNTPGCTQEACDFRDSLSTLESMGYTVVGISPDSLDSHRKFKEKYGLNFILLSDEDKQVAKLYGAYGKKKMYGKETEGIIRSTFVIDEKGNIVLALYNVKAKGHVQDLLKRLPK; translated from the coding sequence ATGGGAGAGTTAAAGGAAGGTCAAAAGGCTCCAGATTTCTGTCTTAAGGGTATAGATAAGGAAGGGAAAGAGATAGAGTTCTGCTTGTCTAAACACCTTGGTAAGAAGCTAATCGTCTACTTTTACCCTAAGGATAACACTCCAGGATGCACGCAGGAAGCCTGCGACTTTAGGGACAGCTTGTCCACCTTGGAAAGCATGGGCTACACGGTAGTAGGTATAAGCCCAGACAGCCTTGATTCACATAGGAAGTTTAAAGAGAAGTACGGGCTTAACTTCATCCTCTTGTCAGACGAAGACAAGCAAGTGGCCAAACTATACGGTGCATACGGTAAGAAGAAGATGTACGGTAAAGAAACAGAAGGTATCATAAGGAGTACCTTTGTCATAGACGAGAAAGGTAACATAGTTCTGGCCCTATACAACGTAAAGGCAAAGGGTCATGTTCAGGATCTTCTAAAAAGGCTACCTAAATGA
- a CDS encoding YicC/YloC family endoribonuclease yields the protein MQSMTGFGKATLEGTSWNVSVLIRSLNGKGLELFFKSNINLLPLEMELRNRTKERIRRGSLTVQVEALAKRIPLELNPEAVKEGVRFVRALSQDIGLNLSDDVIFQVVLRLMERTREELDEELKELILQAFDLALEELIISRKKEGEELKKDIQEKLSQIVEEFEKIKEKRHEVFEALKKRLLEKAQELSLDEKDPLLINEMTFLLSRIDVEEEVSRFEIHLRRFQELLDADGEVGKRMEFLLQELHREINTLGNKMPELSPHVVNIKVNIDRLKQQCANVE from the coding sequence ATGCAAAGTATGACGGGATTCGGCAAGGCAACCTTGGAGGGAACTTCTTGGAACGTTTCTGTTCTCATAAGGAGCCTAAACGGAAAGGGTCTTGAGCTCTTCTTCAAATCGAACATAAACCTCCTTCCTCTAGAGATGGAGCTAAGAAACAGGACAAAGGAACGCATAAGGAGAGGAAGCCTCACGGTACAGGTAGAAGCACTAGCTAAGAGGATACCTCTAGAGCTAAACCCTGAAGCCGTAAAGGAAGGAGTCAGGTTCGTAAGGGCACTAAGCCAGGACATAGGTCTTAACCTCTCCGATGATGTTATCTTTCAAGTAGTCCTAAGGCTTATGGAAAGGACGAGGGAAGAATTGGACGAAGAGCTAAAAGAGTTGATCTTACAAGCCTTTGATCTTGCCCTTGAGGAGCTCATAATCTCACGGAAAAAGGAGGGAGAAGAGTTAAAGAAGGACATCCAGGAGAAGTTAAGCCAGATAGTAGAGGAGTTTGAGAAGATAAAGGAAAAGAGGCATGAAGTCTTTGAAGCCCTAAAGAAAAGGCTCCTGGAGAAGGCTCAAGAGCTATCCCTTGACGAAAAAGATCCACTGCTCATAAACGAAATGACCTTCCTACTATCCCGCATAGATGTGGAAGAAGAAGTATCACGCTTTGAGATACACCTTAGGAGATTTCAAGAGCTTCTAGATGCAGATGGTGAAGTAGGAAAACGCATGGAGTTCTTGCTCCAGGAGCTTCACAGGGAGATAAACACCCTAGGCAACAAAATGCCAGAGCTTTCTCCACACGTAGTGAACATAAAAGTCAACATAGACAGGCTAAAGCAGCAGTGTGCAAACGTAGAGTAA
- a CDS encoding TlpA disulfide reductase family protein gives MRKLSLLLGGILIVLILVAGYLHEREDTAIAPTQGNIPNLQDLTFTDLQGRKVSLNDYRGKVVLLNFWATWCPPCREEMPMFEKVYQRYKEDGFVILAVNMDENKENLKDYLSKERISFEVLLGNEEVAKKTGLMGFPTSYLLGKDGKVCKVRFGVYREIEEDIKKIIKDGGSC, from the coding sequence ATGAGGAAGCTAAGCCTTTTGCTGGGCGGTATTTTAATAGTGCTCATACTTGTAGCTGGATACCTGCATGAAAGGGAGGATACAGCAATTGCACCTACGCAGGGTAACATTCCAAACCTGCAAGACTTGACCTTTACAGACCTCCAGGGTAGAAAGGTATCCCTTAACGACTACAGGGGTAAGGTTGTCTTGCTTAACTTTTGGGCAACATGGTGCCCGCCTTGTAGGGAAGAGATGCCCATGTTTGAAAAAGTCTATCAAAGATACAAGGAAGACGGTTTTGTCATACTTGCCGTGAACATGGATGAGAACAAGGAAAACCTTAAGGATTACCTTAGTAAAGAGAGGATATCCTTTGAGGTGCTCCTGGGTAACGAGGAAGTAGCCAAGAAGACGGGTCTTATGGGCTTCCCTACCTCTTACCTGTTGGGCAAGGACGGTAAGGTGTGCAAAGTAAGGTTTGGAGTATACAGGGAGATAGAGGAGGACATAAAGAAGATAATTAAAGATGGCGGATCCTGTTGA
- the sppA gene encoding signal peptide peptidase SppA has protein sequence MRWIKRILLFLIILLMGIFLGSILSRIPVGERIAVLEIKGVITDSTYYVQKLEELRKDQSVKAIVLRVDSPGGSVGASQEIYRAVERVRKDGKPVVVSMGSVAASGGYYVSAPANYILANPGTITGSIGVIVQHIEYKQLLEKLGIKASAIKTGQFKDTLSPFRELTPQEREYLQKTIEDTYQQFLDAILRYRKIEKEKLLEVADGRILTGRQAKELGLVDDLGNIQDAIDKAKELAKVPQARVFYVGESKGILKKLMGNDMDSIFNGFMFYYLMR, from the coding sequence ATGAGATGGATCAAAAGGATACTGCTGTTCCTTATAATCCTTCTGATGGGCATCTTCCTAGGTTCCATACTGTCCCGCATACCTGTAGGAGAAAGGATAGCTGTTCTGGAGATAAAGGGAGTTATAACAGACTCTACTTATTATGTGCAGAAGCTTGAAGAGTTAAGGAAAGATCAGAGTGTGAAAGCCATAGTCCTTAGAGTTGACTCTCCAGGTGGTTCTGTGGGAGCTTCTCAGGAAATATACAGGGCTGTGGAGAGGGTTAGGAAAGATGGAAAGCCTGTGGTAGTCTCCATGGGCAGCGTGGCGGCTTCGGGGGGTTATTACGTTTCAGCTCCTGCCAACTACATACTGGCCAACCCCGGCACCATAACGGGAAGCATAGGGGTAATAGTCCAGCATATAGAGTACAAACAGCTCCTGGAAAAGCTTGGCATAAAGGCATCGGCCATAAAAACGGGCCAATTTAAGGATACCCTTTCTCCCTTTAGGGAGCTAACACCTCAGGAAAGAGAGTACCTACAGAAGACCATAGAGGATACCTACCAGCAGTTTCTGGATGCCATCTTACGCTACAGAAAGATAGAGAAAGAAAAGCTCCTTGAGGTCGCAGACGGAAGGATACTCACGGGAAGGCAAGCCAAAGAGTTAGGGCTCGTGGACGACTTAGGAAACATCCAGGACGCTATAGACAAGGCAAAGGAGCTGGCTAAAGTACCACAGGCCAGGGTCTTTTATGTAGGAGAAAGCAAGGGTATTCTGAAAAAGCTGATGGGGAACGACATGGATTCCATCTTTAACGGCTTCATGTTTTACTATCTTATGAGGTAA
- the purC gene encoding phosphoribosylaminoimidazolesuccinocarboxamide synthase: MQKLYEGKAKVVYLTQDPDKLILYFKDTATAFDATKKAEVQDKGVVNNTISSLLFELLNMSGIRTHFIQKLSDREMLVWKTERIDVEVVVRNIAAGSICKRLGLEEGKPIDPPLVEFFYKKDELHDPLICKDHILMLGLMKEEEVKHVKSVALKVNEILRKFFLEHRLILVDFKLEFGRKGEEIILIDEISPDTCRLWDAETKEKLDKDRFRFDLGDLMEGYKKVLERIKNE, from the coding sequence ATGCAGAAGCTTTACGAAGGAAAGGCAAAGGTAGTGTACCTGACCCAGGACCCAGACAAGCTTATACTCTACTTTAAGGATACGGCCACAGCCTTTGATGCTACCAAGAAAGCAGAAGTCCAAGATAAGGGAGTGGTAAACAACACCATATCAAGCCTTCTCTTCGAATTGCTAAACATGTCTGGCATAAGGACCCACTTTATCCAAAAACTCTCAGACAGGGAGATGCTTGTATGGAAGACAGAGAGGATAGACGTGGAGGTAGTGGTAAGGAACATAGCAGCTGGCAGCATATGCAAAAGGCTGGGCCTAGAAGAAGGCAAGCCCATAGATCCACCTCTGGTGGAGTTCTTTTACAAAAAGGATGAGCTTCACGATCCACTCATATGTAAAGATCACATACTCATGCTTGGTTTAATGAAAGAGGAAGAAGTAAAACATGTGAAGAGTGTAGCCTTGAAGGTAAACGAAATCCTAAGGAAGTTCTTCCTAGAGCATAGGCTCATACTTGTAGACTTTAAGCTAGAGTTTGGACGAAAGGGTGAAGAAATAATCCTCATAGACGAGATATCACCAGACACATGCAGGCTTTGGGATGCAGAGACTAAGGAAAAACTAGACAAAGATCGCTTTAGGTTCGACCTTGGAGACCTTATGGAAGGCTACAAAAAAGTACTAGAAAGAATAAAGAATGAGTGA
- a CDS encoding sulfite exporter TauE/SafE family protein has translation MSEHKELLVILSSFVAGLVNAIAGGGTLLTFPTLVFAGLDPISANVTNTVALWLGPLFGALGFRKHLERSYLKKLVVPSLLGGLVGAVLLILTPQKTFELIVPFLILFASIILALKSKITKLVERYRLPYPIVFVAVFLSAVYGGYFGAGLGILMLASLSLLGIVNIHAANAIKNLLGFLINLVASVYFAFSGKVYWHYVFVMMGTFALGGYIGALLAQKMDKKKVEAFIILWGFFLSVIFFLRLV, from the coding sequence ATGAGTGAGCATAAAGAGCTTTTGGTCATACTTTCTTCTTTTGTGGCCGGTTTAGTGAACGCTATAGCAGGTGGTGGGACCCTCCTTACCTTTCCAACCCTTGTGTTTGCAGGCCTTGACCCTATATCTGCCAACGTGACCAACACGGTAGCTTTGTGGCTTGGACCCCTCTTTGGTGCCCTTGGCTTCCGTAAACACCTGGAAAGGTCTTATCTAAAAAAGCTTGTGGTTCCTTCCTTACTGGGTGGTTTGGTGGGTGCAGTTCTCCTGATACTTACTCCGCAGAAGACCTTTGAGCTCATAGTTCCCTTCCTTATACTCTTTGCCAGCATCATACTGGCACTGAAAAGTAAGATAACAAAGTTAGTAGAGAGGTACAGACTGCCCTATCCCATCGTCTTTGTAGCAGTTTTCCTAAGCGCCGTATACGGTGGGTACTTTGGAGCCGGTCTAGGTATACTCATGCTCGCAAGCCTTTCCCTTCTTGGTATAGTAAACATCCACGCAGCCAACGCCATAAAGAACCTCTTGGGCTTTCTGATAAACCTCGTTGCCTCCGTATACTTTGCCTTTAGTGGTAAGGTATACTGGCACTACGTCTTTGTGATGATGGGTACCTTTGCGTTGGGTGGGTATATTGGAGCCCTTCTGGCCCAAAAGATGGATAAGAAGAAGGTAGAAGCCTTTATAATCCTATGGGGATTCTTCCTATCCGTGATCTTCTTCCTCAGGTTGGTGTAG